From Motilibacter peucedani, the proteins below share one genomic window:
- a CDS encoding helix-turn-helix domain-containing protein: protein MERGSVTHLLNTGAVPAALRCDVVHETIADTIVRVDISFPSPRGPTVRGAITDFGDLTVCSVKSNALKVERTPELARDHLEPSIFVGLQLAGSSMVVQDGRTAVLRPGDLAYSDSTSPYLLLDDEGIRQHFFRITQSALGLPPEIVRGMAARTLTPGDPVADIVATYLRRLASRPDIFTRDGAESVSRPSVDLVRAVIATHAGESTVRAESLRATLRVRILEYARSRLADPGLGADEIAAHVHVSVRQLYKVLAEGDLSLADWLRTERLERCRVDLSHPGASAEGIADVARRWGFRDGSSFARAFRAVYGTSPREWRAQHAQSS from the coding sequence ATGGAGCGGGGGAGTGTCACTCACCTGCTGAACACCGGCGCGGTGCCGGCTGCTCTGCGCTGCGACGTGGTGCACGAGACCATCGCCGACACGATCGTGCGGGTGGACATCTCCTTCCCCTCGCCGAGGGGTCCGACGGTGCGTGGCGCCATCACTGACTTCGGCGACCTCACGGTCTGCTCGGTGAAGTCGAACGCGCTCAAGGTCGAGCGCACACCCGAGCTGGCGCGGGACCACCTCGAGCCGAGCATCTTCGTCGGTCTGCAACTGGCTGGCTCGAGCATGGTCGTGCAGGACGGCCGCACGGCGGTGCTGCGTCCCGGGGACCTCGCGTACTCCGACTCAACCTCGCCGTACCTCCTGCTGGACGACGAGGGCATTCGCCAGCACTTCTTCCGCATCACGCAGTCCGCGCTCGGCCTGCCGCCCGAGATCGTGCGGGGAATGGCCGCACGCACGCTGACGCCCGGTGACCCCGTCGCCGACATCGTCGCCACCTACCTGCGCCGGCTGGCCAGCCGCCCCGACATCTTCACCCGAGACGGCGCCGAGTCGGTGAGCCGGCCGAGTGTCGACCTCGTGCGGGCCGTGATCGCGACGCACGCGGGTGAGTCCACGGTCCGTGCGGAGAGCCTGCGTGCGACGCTGCGCGTGCGCATCCTCGAGTACGCCAGGAGCCGCCTCGCCGACCCCGGCCTCGGCGCGGACGAGATCGCCGCGCACGTCCACGTCTCGGTTCGCCAGCTCTACAAGGTGCTGGCCGAGGGCGACCTCAGCCTGGCTGACTGGCTGCGCACCGAACGGCTCGAGCGGTGTCGGGTGGACCTCTCCCACCCGGGTGCCTCCGCTGAGGGGATCGCGGACGTCGCCCGGCGCTGGGGCTTCCGCGACGGGTCCAGCTTCGCGCGAGCCTTCCGCGCCGTCTACGGCACCTCACCCCGCGAGTGGCGCGCTCAGCACGCCCAGTCCTCCTGA
- a CDS encoding YdeI/OmpD-associated family protein: MSADYAELLVESRAQWPEWLTRHGAQTPGVWVVTWKKGSGGPHVPYAEVVEEALAAGWVDSRPRAVDERRSALLVTARKPASRWSRANKERVERLTATGLMQPAGLAAVAAAQASGTWSALDEVEDLVEPEDLAAALNAAPGAREHWDRFPRSARRAILEWVLSTKRPETRQAPIARTPEDAAEGRRAKQWRQP; this comes from the coding sequence ATGAGCGCGGACTACGCGGAGCTGCTGGTGGAGAGCCGGGCGCAGTGGCCGGAGTGGCTGACCCGGCACGGGGCGCAGACGCCGGGCGTGTGGGTGGTGACGTGGAAGAAGGGCTCGGGCGGGCCGCACGTGCCCTACGCCGAGGTCGTCGAGGAAGCACTCGCCGCCGGCTGGGTGGACTCCCGGCCGCGGGCGGTCGACGAACGCCGCTCCGCGCTGCTCGTCACTGCGCGCAAGCCGGCCAGCAGGTGGTCGCGGGCGAACAAGGAGCGGGTCGAGCGACTGACGGCGACGGGCCTAATGCAGCCTGCCGGGCTGGCGGCTGTCGCCGCGGCCCAGGCGTCGGGAACGTGGTCAGCGCTGGACGAGGTCGAGGACCTGGTCGAGCCCGAGGACCTGGCTGCTGCTCTCAACGCCGCGCCGGGGGCCCGGGAGCACTGGGACCGCTTCCCCCGCTCGGCACGGCGCGCGATCCTGGAGTGGGTCCTCAGCACCAAACGGCCGGAGACCCGCCAGGCGCCGATCGCCCGCACCCCCGAGGACGCGGCCGAAGGCCGCCGCGCGAAGCAGTGGCGCCAACCCTAG
- a CDS encoding GAF domain-containing protein, whose protein sequence is MLLAFSTGLSSAQEARQKGTDALVESLGLAYGARWVPAPSGQYELAYETGELTHVMASAAGGARVLSPDAGLLGEALRTRKPVVVDSPEAGAQCLRWRAAHAAGALEGAVIPMYDEGAVVGVIEFYSRSPLPAFGSDKWEAIGRIASMARKQAMGAAALQETLDDRKAVTTVVAQVGDALDAASALRVALETVRSAFGWAYGSFWRLDEAHGVLRFETESGTAGAEFREVTLAASFAEGVGLSGRAWAERDLVFVRDLAEVTDCVRAPAAQRAGVKSGVCFPVMDGGRVVGTMDFFATETIELSESRAAALRNVQQLVSQRLTVLRRADTDAENARLLMETVAELRAATEDAGRVAATAGQRAGAMTDEVAALGVASDAIAGVIKIIRGIAEQTNLLALNATIEAARAGEVGKGFAVVANEVKELASETAEATRQVANQVAAIQTSSTAVASGIHATSQTIGELDGVQARIADVLHRQVNMATAFER, encoded by the coding sequence GTGCTGCTCGCGTTCAGCACGGGCCTGTCGAGTGCGCAGGAGGCCCGTCAGAAGGGCACCGATGCGCTCGTCGAGTCCCTCGGTCTTGCCTACGGAGCTCGCTGGGTGCCCGCACCGAGCGGGCAGTACGAGCTCGCCTACGAGACCGGTGAGCTCACGCACGTGATGGCGTCGGCGGCTGGCGGAGCGCGTGTCCTCAGCCCGGACGCCGGCCTCCTCGGCGAGGCGCTCAGGACTCGCAAGCCGGTTGTCGTCGACTCCCCCGAGGCCGGCGCGCAGTGCTTGCGCTGGCGGGCCGCGCACGCGGCTGGAGCCCTCGAGGGCGCGGTCATCCCCATGTACGACGAGGGCGCCGTCGTCGGGGTCATCGAGTTCTACAGCCGCAGCCCGCTGCCGGCGTTCGGCAGCGACAAGTGGGAGGCGATCGGCCGCATCGCCTCGATGGCGCGCAAGCAGGCGATGGGCGCCGCTGCCCTGCAGGAGACCCTCGACGACCGGAAGGCCGTGACCACTGTCGTCGCCCAGGTCGGCGACGCGCTGGACGCAGCGTCGGCCCTGCGCGTCGCGCTCGAGACGGTGCGCAGCGCGTTCGGCTGGGCCTACGGGTCGTTCTGGCGGCTAGACGAGGCACACGGCGTCCTGCGCTTCGAGACCGAGTCGGGAACTGCCGGCGCCGAGTTCCGTGAGGTCACCCTGGCCGCGTCGTTCGCCGAAGGAGTCGGACTCTCGGGCCGGGCGTGGGCGGAGCGCGACCTCGTGTTCGTGCGCGACTTGGCTGAGGTCACCGACTGTGTGCGCGCCCCAGCCGCGCAGCGCGCCGGCGTGAAGTCCGGGGTCTGCTTCCCCGTCATGGACGGCGGTCGGGTCGTCGGGACGATGGACTTCTTCGCGACAGAGACCATCGAGCTGTCCGAGTCGCGGGCCGCTGCCCTGCGCAACGTCCAGCAGCTGGTGTCGCAGCGGCTGACCGTGCTGCGTCGTGCTGACACCGATGCGGAGAACGCCCGACTGCTCATGGAGACAGTCGCGGAGCTGCGCGCGGCGACCGAGGACGCCGGGCGAGTGGCGGCCACCGCTGGGCAGCGCGCCGGCGCCATGACCGACGAGGTCGCCGCGTTGGGCGTCGCGTCCGACGCGATCGCGGGCGTCATCAAGATCATTCGCGGCATCGCGGAGCAGACCAACCTCCTCGCCCTGAACGCGACCATCGAGGCTGCTCGGGCGGGTGAGGTCGGCAAGGGGTTCGCGGTCGTCGCCAACGAGGTCAAGGAGCTGGCGAGCGAGACAGCGGAAGCCACCCGCCAGGTGGCGAACCAGGTCGCGGCGATCCAGACCAGCAGCACTGCCGTCGCCTCGGGCATCCACGCCACCAGCCAGACCATCGGCGAGCTCGATGGTGTGCAGGCCCGCATCGCCGACGTGCTGCATCGACAGGTCAACATGGCGACCGCCTTCGAGCGGTAG
- a CDS encoding IS3 family transposase (programmed frameshift), whose amino-acid sequence MAAPRKYPDELRERATRLAVDLRRDPATRSGAPQRVGEQLGINPETLRNWVSQAEIDAGERPGTTTSDAQRLAELERENRELRRANAILRSASGFLRGGARPPTALSVAYIDAHKDEFGVEPICTALQVAPSTYYAAKTRPPSARAVSDAATTALITRVHADNFGVYGARKVHAELHRQGHLAARCTVERLMRAAGLRGITRAKGPRTTIPGSGPDTRPDLVQRSFTADGPDQLWVADITYCRTFAGWAYAAFVIDVHSRRVVGWQLSTSLRTDLALDALEMGIWARTRTGRGLTGLTHHSDKGAQYLAVRYTQRLAEAGAVASVGSTGDSYDNALAEAFNSLFKAELVRNKGPWKNIDDLEIAVAEYIDWYNHRRLHGELGLIPPAEFEDNYYRQNPAPTTVGASLQSLH is encoded by the exons ATGGCGGCACCGAGGAAGTACCCGGATGAGCTCCGGGAGCGGGCAACCCGGTTGGCGGTCGACCTGCGGCGTGATCCGGCGACCCGGAGCGGGGCGCCGCAGAGGGTCGGTGAGCAGCTGGGGATCAACCCTGAGACGCTGCGGAACTGGGTCAGCCAGGCCGAGATCGACGCCGGCGAGCGCCCAGGCACCACGACCAGCGACGCGCAGCGGCTGGCTGAGCTGGAGCGGGAGAACCGGGAGCTCCGGCGGGCGAACGCGATCCTGCGCAGCGCGTCGG GCTTTCTTCGCGGCGGAGCTCGACCGCCCACAGCGTTGAGCGTCGCCTACATCGACGCGCACAAGGACGAGTTTGGGGTCGAGCCGATCTGCACTGCGTTGCAGGTCGCCCCGAGCACCTACTACGCCGCCAAGACCCGCCCGCCGTCGGCGCGGGCGGTGAGCGACGCGGCCACGACCGCGCTCATCACGCGGGTCCACGCGGACAACTTCGGCGTCTACGGCGCCCGCAAGGTCCACGCCGAGCTGCACCGGCAGGGCCACTTGGCGGCACGGTGCACGGTCGAGCGGCTGATGAGAGCCGCCGGGCTGCGCGGGATCACCCGGGCGAAGGGCCCGCGCACCACGATCCCGGGCTCGGGGCCGGACACCCGCCCCGACCTCGTGCAGCGCTCGTTCACCGCCGACGGCCCGGACCAGCTGTGGGTCGCGGACATCACTTACTGCCGCACGTTCGCCGGCTGGGCCTACGCCGCGTTCGTCATCGACGTCCATTCGCGCCGGGTCGTCGGCTGGCAGCTCTCGACCTCGTTGCGCACCGATCTCGCCCTCGACGCCCTCGAGATGGGCATCTGGGCACGCACTCGCACCGGGCGCGGCCTCACCGGTCTGACGCATCACAGCGACAAGGGCGCCCAATATCTCGCGGTGCGCTATACCCAGCGGCTCGCCGAGGCCGGTGCTGTCGCGTCCGTCGGCTCGACCGGCGACTCGTACGACAATGCGCTGGCCGAGGCGTTCAACTCGCTGTTCAAGGCCGAGCTGGTCCGCAACAAGGGGCCGTGGAAGAACATCGACGACCTCGAGATCGCCGTCGCCGAATACATCGACTGGTACAACCACCGACGCCTCCACGGCGAGCTCGGACTCATCCCACCGGCCGAGTTCGAGGACAACTACTACCGGCAGAACCCCGCGCCGACTACCGTCGGCGCGTCACTTCAGAGCCTCCACTGA
- a CDS encoding TetR/AcrR family transcriptional regulator: MPRRRSFGEAEAVLAAREAFWEHGYTATSLADLQAATGLSKSSLYEAFGSKRGLFQRALESYLAEILHPLLTPIEAEDAGVTELAAYFASLGTWLRSRSRPDAARGCLVVNTTGELNALDPAARGTVSSYRERACAAMRRCLQTLKCSAADADKRVDQLITAQFGIAVMARLDPSKAADVADDVAKEILSWSSNAPTVTT; the protein is encoded by the coding sequence ATGCCGCGGCGACGCTCGTTCGGTGAGGCCGAGGCGGTTCTCGCCGCTCGGGAAGCGTTCTGGGAGCACGGCTACACGGCCACGTCCCTGGCCGACCTCCAAGCCGCGACCGGGCTCAGCAAGTCGAGCCTTTACGAGGCCTTCGGCAGCAAGCGGGGGCTCTTCCAGCGTGCCCTCGAGAGCTACCTCGCAGAGATACTCCACCCGCTGCTGACACCCATCGAGGCCGAGGACGCCGGCGTGACCGAGCTAGCCGCGTACTTCGCCTCACTGGGAACCTGGCTGCGCTCTCGATCCCGGCCCGACGCGGCGCGCGGCTGCCTCGTCGTCAACACGACCGGAGAGTTGAACGCTCTGGACCCTGCGGCTCGCGGGACGGTGTCGAGCTACCGCGAGCGCGCATGTGCCGCAATGCGCCGCTGTTTGCAGACGCTCAAGTGCTCAGCGGCCGACGCCGATAAGCGGGTCGACCAGCTCATCACCGCCCAGTTCGGCATAGCCGTGATGGCGCGCCTGGACCCCTCAAAGGCCGCGGATGTCGCCGACGACGTGGCCAAGGAAATCCTCAGTTGGTCATCAAACGCACCGACGGTCACCACCTGA